Proteins from a genomic interval of Clostridium sp. M62/1:
- a CDS encoding DUF927 domain-containing protein, which produces MQQAAEVDLDRLVDYKTEYCSVIKKHKITGDNLTGLCPFHDDRANSFSVDLKTGMWHCFAEDEGGNFVTFYAKLNGLDTKEAYKQILEKYGALNEPQEKPKEKKPGLDHYTVSQYSFEKRLPEDWLKEQCCLQTKKDRNGVQYLYIPYFDAEKNLALHRKRYGGKQFRWEYGKTDRLCMYGLWQIEAIRNIGYAALVEGESDSQSMWYMGISTLGIPGASMMRADWAGVLQDLKLYIHVEPDKGGEAFLAKVTRALREGKFVGEVYKWSCRTLGCKDPSEVYMKYGKEEASEKIRKAISNAEQIDIEEDNIPEAVEGAPVNLRQPEGWIYSEKGISVIDEKKYAPVMVCRTPIIITQRLRSMETGEEKIEVAFKRDGQWHKAIYPRSTIFTSRAITALADLGCTVTSENAKHIVKFLAALEAENIDIIKKADSTSTFGWQSGKRFVPGHDKDIVLDIDPSQRGMAAAYCQNGTMADWLKMIKPHRSRDKFRFILAASFTAPLLRIIKQRIFFVYNWGGSKGGKTAALKAALSVWGDPERLMVNFNATQVGLERTASFYCDLPLGIDERQLAGNNQNSLEKIVYMIASGTGKIRGAKSGGIQATQTWRTVALATGEEPLSTETSQTGVSTRVLEIYGGPFDDEREASVMHQQSGMNCGWAGPAYIGMLLHTDERSITEKYDEMMQYVYQISKGKSGSHIAGIAAVALADAIIDTWVFNNGEWLKRYENGEFDTESAKTNTENLQIDPESWERAKEMARNILQEQMNADTGDVNENATQYIVDWILSNKDSFGEKAFGTCLGMIQNKNAYIFPSMLTQALTKAGYSSRKTLKYLADKGLIGVSVLKDGSTKNSVTKWFNNRNCRFVEFHLGDLAEEKDPLLEEEEIAEQMKPQQMNLPGMGDGWQTIPDEDADKLPFN; this is translated from the coding sequence ATGCAGCAGGCAGCGGAGGTCGATTTAGACCGTCTGGTAGATTATAAAACTGAATACTGCTCCGTTATCAAAAAGCACAAGATCACAGGCGACAACCTCACAGGTCTGTGTCCGTTTCATGACGACCGTGCCAATTCATTCTCGGTAGACTTAAAGACCGGAATGTGGCACTGCTTCGCAGAGGATGAGGGCGGAAATTTCGTCACATTTTATGCAAAGCTGAACGGACTGGATACCAAGGAAGCCTATAAGCAGATACTGGAAAAGTATGGAGCATTGAATGAGCCGCAGGAGAAACCAAAAGAGAAGAAACCAGGACTGGATCACTACACCGTGTCCCAGTATTCATTCGAGAAGCGTCTCCCAGAGGACTGGCTGAAAGAGCAATGCTGCCTGCAGACGAAGAAAGACCGAAACGGAGTCCAGTATTTATACATACCATACTTTGACGCAGAAAAAAATCTGGCACTGCACCGTAAGAGATACGGCGGAAAGCAGTTCCGGTGGGAATATGGAAAGACAGACAGGCTGTGTATGTATGGATTATGGCAGATAGAAGCCATAAGGAATATCGGATACGCAGCACTGGTCGAGGGCGAGAGCGATTCCCAGTCCATGTGGTACATGGGAATCAGCACACTCGGAATACCGGGAGCGTCCATGATGCGGGCAGACTGGGCAGGAGTCCTGCAGGATTTGAAACTTTACATCCATGTAGAGCCGGACAAGGGTGGGGAAGCATTCCTCGCAAAAGTCACAAGGGCACTCCGGGAAGGAAAGTTCGTAGGAGAAGTATACAAATGGAGCTGTCGAACACTCGGATGCAAGGACCCATCGGAAGTTTATATGAAGTATGGCAAAGAGGAAGCGTCCGAGAAGATCCGAAAAGCAATCAGCAACGCAGAGCAGATAGACATCGAGGAAGATAACATCCCGGAAGCGGTCGAGGGAGCACCTGTGAACTTAAGGCAGCCGGAAGGTTGGATTTATTCAGAAAAGGGAATCAGCGTGATCGATGAAAAGAAGTATGCACCAGTCATGGTATGCAGAACCCCAATCATTATCACGCAGCGACTGCGGAGCATGGAAACAGGAGAGGAAAAGATAGAGGTAGCATTCAAGAGGGATGGGCAGTGGCACAAGGCAATCTACCCACGAAGCACCATCTTCACATCCAGAGCCATCACAGCACTGGCAGACTTAGGATGCACCGTCACATCGGAGAATGCAAAGCACATCGTAAAATTCTTGGCGGCACTGGAAGCCGAGAACATAGACATCATAAAGAAAGCAGACTCCACAAGTACATTCGGATGGCAATCCGGAAAGCGGTTCGTGCCAGGGCATGACAAGGACATTGTTCTGGACATTGACCCATCGCAGAGGGGCATGGCAGCGGCATACTGCCAGAACGGAACAATGGCGGACTGGCTCAAAATGATAAAGCCACACCGAAGCAGAGACAAGTTCCGGTTCATACTGGCGGCCAGTTTCACAGCACCGCTCCTGCGGATCATAAAGCAGCGAATATTCTTCGTGTACAACTGGGGCGGTTCAAAAGGCGGAAAGACCGCAGCGCTTAAGGCAGCACTCTCCGTATGGGGCGACCCGGAAAGACTGATGGTAAATTTTAACGCAACACAGGTAGGCTTGGAGAGAACCGCATCCTTTTACTGCGACCTTCCGCTCGGAATTGATGAGCGACAGTTGGCAGGAAATAACCAGAACTCACTGGAGAAAATCGTGTACATGATCGCCAGTGGTACAGGAAAGATACGAGGTGCAAAGAGCGGTGGCATCCAGGCAACACAGACATGGAGAACCGTGGCACTGGCAACCGGAGAAGAACCACTATCAACAGAAACATCGCAGACAGGTGTAAGCACCCGTGTGCTTGAAATATACGGCGGACCATTTGACGATGAGAGGGAAGCCTCCGTCATGCATCAGCAGTCTGGAATGAACTGCGGATGGGCAGGGCCGGCTTACATCGGAATGCTCCTGCACACAGACGAAAGAAGCATCACGGAGAAATACGATGAAATGATGCAGTATGTATACCAGATCAGCAAAGGAAAGAGCGGATCACACATAGCGGGCATCGCAGCGGTGGCACTGGCAGACGCAATCATCGACACATGGGTATTTAATAACGGAGAATGGCTGAAACGGTACGAAAATGGAGAATTTGATACGGAATCAGCCAAAACAAACACGGAAAACCTGCAAATCGACCCGGAATCATGGGAAAGAGCCAAAGAGATGGCAAGGAACATCCTGCAGGAGCAGATGAACGCAGACACCGGAGATGTAAACGAGAATGCCACGCAGTACATCGTGGACTGGATACTGTCAAACAAGGACAGCTTCGGGGAGAAAGCCTTCGGAACGTGCCTTGGCATGATCCAGAACAAGAACGCATACATCTTCCCATCCATGCTGACGCAGGCACTCACGAAAGCAGGGTACTCATCCAGAAAGACACTGAAATACCTCGCAGATAAGGGTCTGATCGGAGTATCAGTCCTTAAGGACGGCAGTACCAAGAACTCCGTAACAAAATGGTTTAACAACCGAAACTGTAGATTTGTGGAATTCCACTTGGGCGACCTCGCAGAGGAAAAGGACCCATTACTGGAGGAGGAAGAAATCGCAGAGCAGATGAAACCGCAGCAGATGAATCTGCCGGGAATGGGTGACGGATGGCAGACCATACCCGATGAGGATGCAGATAAGCTTCCGTTCAATTAG
- a CDS encoding VRR-NUC domain-containing protein gives MTAKNAEGYPDPTAEEAIRHVMRGGKLDYTSFRTYEELQDYTIKHNKGINTREAADKFIREKMPKESYFQKKILDWIKDNAPNAIAWKEAAGPYSRQGIPDITCIINGRYYGFEVKRPFIGVLSKIQEQTIKQIRRAGGRAWVVTSEKEVAEILLPELTQK, from the coding sequence ATGACAGCAAAGAACGCAGAAGGGTATCCAGACCCAACAGCAGAGGAAGCAATCCGCCATGTAATGCGTGGCGGAAAACTGGATTATACCTCCTTCAGAACCTACGAGGAACTGCAAGACTACACCATAAAGCATAACAAGGGTATAAACACCAGAGAAGCGGCCGACAAATTCATCCGGGAGAAGATGCCGAAGGAAAGCTACTTCCAGAAGAAAATCCTTGACTGGATAAAAGACAACGCACCAAATGCCATCGCATGGAAAGAAGCAGCCGGCCCGTACTCCAGACAGGGAATCCCGGACATTACCTGCATCATCAATGGCAGGTATTACGGATTTGAGGTCAAGCGGCCATTCATTGGGGTACTAAGCAAAATACAGGAGCAGACGATAAAACAGATCCGCAGAGCAGGTGGCAGAGCATGGGTAGTCACTTCGGAAAAGGAAGTAGCAGAAATCCTGCTGCCGGAACTGACACAGAAATAG
- a CDS encoding MT-A70 family methyltransferase, with the protein MAKIDIFNPESKYDILYTDPPWQQGRGGKKAARPNSTGTTVPYETMDVPGIMELHRYVTNELMNEKHNVFMWTIDKYLPQTEEIMSLLGYKLHARLIWDKGNGPAPAYTVRFAHEYLLWFYKKGNIILPDKDKRGAFSTVLRENSKRHHSQKPECAYQMLETFFPQAKKLELFARAERDGWDQWGNEL; encoded by the coding sequence ATGGCAAAGATTGATATTTTTAATCCGGAAAGCAAATATGACATCCTCTACACGGACCCACCGTGGCAGCAAGGCAGGGGCGGAAAGAAAGCGGCCAGACCGAACAGCACCGGAACAACAGTACCATACGAGACAATGGACGTCCCCGGAATTATGGAACTGCACCGCTATGTCACAAACGAACTCATGAATGAAAAGCACAATGTATTCATGTGGACGATAGACAAGTACCTGCCGCAGACAGAGGAAATCATGAGCCTGCTTGGATATAAACTCCACGCAAGGCTGATATGGGATAAGGGCAACGGACCGGCACCCGCCTACACGGTGCGCTTCGCACATGAGTACCTGCTCTGGTTCTACAAGAAGGGGAATATCATCCTCCCGGACAAGGACAAGCGTGGAGCATTCTCCACGGTACTCAGAGAGAACAGCAAACGGCATCACAGTCAGAAGCCGGAATGTGCCTATCAGATGTTAGAAACATTTTTCCCACAAGCAAAGAAACTGGAACTCTTCGCAAGGGCGGAGCGTGACGGTTGGGACCAGTGGGGAAATGAATTATAA
- a CDS encoding DEAD/DEAH box helicase, translating to MAETHKGFGLLFEMGCGKTLTAIMIAGTAYQMGKVEKVLVVAPTSVCSVWPKDFAEFADFKANIKVLLGDKNRRLKLLNDLDNFPFKALKVAVINYESTWREGIFDALYEWNADMIICDESQRIKSHDAEQSKAMHKLGDQAKYKLILSGTPVQNNAIDLYSQYRFLDPTIFGTNFYQFRNRYAIMGGFNRHQIVGYKDLDQLIQKEHSIAYRVTKDEALDLPEQTFLQRYITMSAKEKNIYDRIKRESFAELESGGQISATTVLTKLLRLQQFTGGFLVADGEEKPELVSKGKLNALEEIVDDYVVDAGKKLVIFARFRPEIDIIGQMLKKKKLRYGEIYGDVKLEDRGDIVKDFQTNPETMVFLAQIDTAGLGITLTAADTCVYYSVNFNYAAYSQSLARIHRIGQKNACTYIHLITEGTIDEVVLKALAKKEDLAKTVVDTWRDYF from the coding sequence ATGGCAGAAACGCATAAAGGCTTCGGTCTGCTTTTTGAAATGGGATGCGGAAAGACGCTAACAGCAATCATGATAGCAGGCACGGCTTACCAGATGGGTAAGGTGGAAAAGGTACTGGTGGTAGCACCGACCTCCGTCTGCTCCGTATGGCCCAAGGACTTCGCAGAATTTGCAGACTTCAAGGCAAACATCAAGGTACTGCTCGGAGACAAGAACCGCAGGCTGAAGCTGTTAAACGATCTCGACAACTTCCCATTCAAGGCATTAAAGGTAGCCGTTATCAATTATGAATCCACATGGAGAGAAGGCATCTTTGACGCACTGTATGAATGGAACGCAGACATGATCATCTGCGATGAGAGCCAGAGAATCAAGAGCCACGATGCAGAGCAGTCCAAGGCAATGCACAAACTGGGCGACCAGGCAAAGTACAAACTTATCCTGTCCGGAACTCCGGTACAGAATAATGCAATCGACCTGTATAGCCAGTACCGCTTCCTTGACCCGACAATCTTCGGAACGAACTTCTATCAGTTCCGAAACAGATATGCCATCATGGGCGGATTTAACAGACACCAGATCGTGGGATACAAAGACCTCGACCAGTTAATCCAGAAAGAGCACTCCATCGCATACCGAGTGACCAAGGACGAAGCACTCGACCTGCCGGAGCAGACATTCCTGCAGAGATACATAACGATGTCGGCAAAGGAAAAAAACATCTACGACCGCATCAAGCGTGAGAGTTTCGCAGAACTGGAAAGCGGCGGGCAGATCAGCGCAACGACCGTGCTGACAAAGCTGCTTCGCCTTCAGCAATTCACTGGCGGATTTTTAGTGGCAGACGGCGAGGAAAAGCCGGAACTGGTCAGCAAGGGCAAGCTGAACGCACTGGAAGAAATCGTGGACGATTATGTGGTGGACGCAGGAAAGAAACTGGTAATCTTCGCACGTTTCAGACCGGAGATAGACATCATCGGGCAGATGCTGAAAAAGAAGAAACTCCGCTACGGAGAAATCTATGGAGATGTGAAACTGGAGGACAGGGGCGACATCGTCAAGGACTTCCAGACGAACCCGGAAACGATGGTATTCCTCGCACAGATCGATACTGCAGGACTGGGAATCACACTCACGGCCGCAGACACCTGTGTGTATTATTCGGTCAACTTCAACTATGCAGCATATAGTCAGAGCCTTGCCAGAATCCACCGTATCGGGCAGAAGAATGCCTGCACTTATATCCACCTCATCACAGAGGGAACGATAGACGAAGTGGTGCTGAAAGCACTGGCAAAGAAAGAGGATCTGGCAAAAACAGTCGTGGATACATGGAGGGATTATTTTTAA
- a CDS encoding HD domain-containing protein, producing the protein MDNRQVNINRFEAEMAKVTRDGVDKLMAFIRKSDMYAAPASTRFHLSVTGGLLQHSLNVLDALRANLTKNDDGTYSYEVAGVPAARVTEENVIIMALLHDICKTYFYTTEIRNRKVNGKWEQYEAFAVDDKIPYGHGEKSVMMIEEYMKLQPVERYAIRWHMGYTEADTLSFNNAIDRYPMIWALHSADTQASHFMENNEGNKLAYADNGSAEYADQPTMQEATAPVFEEATPV; encoded by the coding sequence ATGGATAACAGACAGGTAAACATCAACAGATTTGAAGCAGAGATGGCAAAGGTAACAAGAGACGGAGTGGACAAGCTGATGGCATTTATCAGAAAGAGTGATATGTACGCAGCACCTGCAAGTACCAGATTCCACCTTTCAGTGACAGGCGGACTGCTACAGCACTCACTCAATGTACTGGATGCACTGAGGGCGAACCTCACAAAGAACGATGACGGCACATACTCATACGAGGTCGCAGGAGTTCCGGCAGCCAGAGTGACAGAGGAAAATGTGATCATCATGGCACTGCTCCATGACATCTGCAAGACCTACTTCTACACAACGGAAATCAGAAACCGCAAGGTCAATGGAAAGTGGGAGCAGTACGAAGCATTCGCAGTAGACGACAAGATTCCATACGGTCACGGAGAAAAGTCTGTAATGATGATCGAGGAATATATGAAGCTTCAGCCAGTAGAAAGATATGCAATCAGATGGCACATGGGATACACCGAAGCCGACACCTTATCATTCAACAATGCAATCGACAGATACCCGATGATCTGGGCACTGCATTCCGCAGACACACAGGCAAGTCACTTCATGGAAAACAATGAGGGGAACAAGCTGGCATACGCAGACAACGGATCAGCGGAATACGCAGATCAGCCGACCATGCAGGAGGCAACCGCCCCGGTATTTGAGGAGGCGACACCAGTATGA